The following proteins are encoded in a genomic region of Mycolicibacterium rutilum:
- a CDS encoding DUF1906 domain-containing protein, giving the protein MSISRRAVLKGVVAAPAALAVGTGLQALAAATAPATGSAAPLGILLDYAAGVIKASDIRAAGALGAIRYVSDRRPGGAWMLGKPIQLPEARDLYQNGLKIVSCYQYGKQDTADWLGGQNAGVAHAKRGWQLHVAAGGSYGAPIYASIDDDPTYEQYKQQVAPYLKGWEAVLGKQRVGVYANSKTIEWAVQDGIGTYFWQHNWGSPGKVAHAAAHLHQVEIDKRSVGGVGVDINHILKPGFGQWD; this is encoded by the coding sequence GTGTCAATTTCACGGCGCGCGGTGCTCAAGGGTGTCGTCGCGGCACCCGCCGCGCTGGCCGTCGGCACCGGCCTGCAGGCACTGGCCGCCGCGACCGCGCCCGCGACCGGGTCGGCAGCGCCGCTGGGCATCCTGCTGGACTACGCGGCCGGCGTCATCAAGGCCAGCGACATCCGGGCTGCGGGCGCGCTGGGCGCGATCCGGTACGTCTCCGACCGTCGGCCCGGCGGCGCCTGGATGCTGGGCAAGCCGATTCAGCTGCCCGAGGCGCGCGATCTGTACCAGAACGGGCTCAAGATCGTGTCCTGCTACCAGTACGGCAAGCAGGACACCGCCGACTGGCTGGGCGGTCAGAACGCCGGCGTCGCGCATGCCAAACGCGGCTGGCAGCTACACGTCGCCGCGGGCGGCTCCTACGGCGCCCCGATCTACGCCTCCATCGACGACGACCCCACCTACGAGCAGTACAAGCAGCAGGTCGCGCCGTATCTGAAGGGCTGGGAGGCGGTGCTGGGCAAGCAGCGTGTCGGCGTATACGCGAACTCAAAGACGATCGAGTGGGCGGTGCAGGACGGCATCGGCACGTACTTCTGGCAGCACAACTGGGGTTCACCCGGCAAGGTCGCCCACGCGGCCGCGCACCTGCATCAGGTCGAGATCGACAAGCGCTCCGTCGGCGGCGTCGGGGTGGACATCAACCACATCCTCAAACCCGGCTTCGGGCAGTGGGACTAA